GCGATGGACGCCTACACCCTCACCGACCGGGCGACCTGGGCGAGCTTCAAGAACCGCCAGAACCTGGTGATCCTGGTCCAGGGCGATCCCGCCCTGTTCAACCCCTACGGTTCGATCCTGGTGAACCCGTCGAAGAACCCGCAGATCCATGCGGCCGATGCCAGGATCTGGCACGAGTGGCTCACTTCCGAGCGCGGCCGGGCAGCCATCGCCTCGTTCAAGATCAACGGCGAGCAGCTGTTCTTCCCGACCGGCACGATGCCGAGCCAGTAATCAGGCCCGCGGCAGCGCCGCCACCCGGTTGATCCCGAAGGCGGCGGCGCTCACCACCAGCGTCAGGCTGACGAGGACGAGGCCTAAGCCCAAGGCCAGCGCCAGGTCGCCGCGGCTCGTCTCGAGCGCGATGCTGGTCGTCATGGTGCGGGTGTAGCCGCGGATGTTGCCTCCGACCATCAGAATGGCGCCGACCTCGGCGATCGCCCTTCCGAACGCCGCGAGGAACGCGGTGACGAGGGGAGCCGGCGCCATGGCGAGCAGGATCAGGGCCGCGTGGCCCGTGCCCACCCCGTCGACCCGCAAGGCATCGCCGTATTCGGCCCACAGGGCCTCGCAGGTGCGATGCGAGAGCGCCGCCACGATCGGCAGGGCGAGCGCCCCTTGCGCGATCACCATGGCGCCCGGCGTGAACAGCAGGCCGAGGCTCCCGAGCGGCCCCGAGCGCGAGACCAGCAGGTACAGCACGAGCCCGACCACCACCGGCGGCAGGCCGAGCAGCGCGTTGACGAGGACGAGGAACAGCCCGCGGCCGGGAAACCGGGTCGCGGCGAGCAGCGCCCCCAAAGGCGCGCCGAGGAGGAAGCCGAGGCCGGCCGCCGTGAGGCTGACCCGCAGCGACAGGCCGACGATGGCGACGAGATCGGGATCCGCCCGCAGAATCATCGCGACCGCCAGCCCCAGGGCGCGCGCGAACTCGTCCATGTCACCCCCGTCTTGCATGTCACCCCCGTCTTGCCGTTCCCGTCGTATCCGGCGGGACGGCGGCGGGCCAGGGCACAGCGAAGACGGGCTTGACGCAGCCGCCGGCGCGGCGCATCCCCGGCGGCGGGACACCTCCCCCCACCGGGAGGCGCCCATCTGGAAGGATGGACACCAGCATGACGACGACCCGCCTCCCCGAGGTGCGCCCGCGCGCGCCCTTCTTCTCCTCCGGCCCCTGCGCCAAGCGCCCCGGCTGGACCCCCGAGGCCCTCTCCGACGCGGCGCTCGGCCGCTCGCACCGGGCGAAGCTCGGCAAGGCCAAGCTCAAGCAAGCCATCGACCTCACCCGCACGGTCTTGCAGGTTCCGGCCGACTACCGCATCGGCATCGTGCCGGCCTCCGATACCGGCGCCGTCGAGATGGCGATGTGGTCGCTGCTCGGCGCCCGCCCGGTCGACATGCTGGCCTGGGAATCCTTCGGCGAGACCTGGGTCACCGACGCGATCAAGCAGCTCAAGCTCGACGCCCGGGTCGTCAAGGCGCCCTATGGCCGCCTGCCCGACCTCTCCACCGTCGACACCCGCACCCGCGACGTGGTGTTCACCTGGAACGGCACCACCTCGGGCGTGCGCGTGCCGAACGCCGACTGGATCGCCGCCGACCGCGAGGGCCTGACGATCTGCGACGCCACCTCGGCGGCCTTCGCGCAGGACCTCGACTGGCCAAAGCTCGATGTCGTCACCTTCTCCTGGCAGAAGGTGCTCGGCGGCGAGGCGGCGCACGGCATGCTGATCCTCTCGCCCCGCGCCGTCGCGCGGCTGGAGAGCCACGTCCCGGCCTGGCCGATGCCGAAGATCTTCCGCATGACCAAGGGCGGCAAGCTGATCGAGGGCATCTTCCAGGGCGAGACCATCAACACGCCCTCGATGCTGGCGGTCGAGGACTATATCGACGCGCTCCTGTGGGCGGACAAGCTCGGGGGGCTGCCGGCCCTGCGCGCCCGCGCCGACCGCAATGCCGGCGTCATCGCCGACTGGGTCGCCCGCACGCCCTGGATCGCCAATCTCGCCGAGGATCCGGCGACGGCGTCCAACACCAGCGTCTGCCTGGTGGTGAGCGATCCCGACGTGGTCGGGCGCGGCCCCGAGGCCGTGGCCTCCGTCGCCAAGGGCATCACGACGGCGCTCGAGCGCGAGGGCGTCGCCCTCGATATCGGCTCGTACCGCGACGCGCCTCCCGGCCTGCGGATCTGGTGCGGCGCCACGGTCGAGGCGTCCGACCTGGAGGCCCTGACGCCGTGGCTCGACTGGGCCTTCGCCCAGGAGAAGGCTCGCCTGACCCAGGCGGCCTGACGCCCACCATCGCCGTATCTTGGCGCCGGAACCCCGCATGAGCGGGAGCCGGCGTCGGCCGGGCGTGGCCCACGACGATCACACATTGCCGAATGAAGCGCGGGTTCTCTCCTCTCCCCGCGGGCGGGGAGAGGGTCGCTTGCACCTTGGTGTGCAAGCGACGAGCGCAGGGGCAGCCGGAGCGAGGGTGAGGGGGTGTCTCCGGATGAGACTCTTCCGGCACCACCCCCTCACCCTCGGCTGCCGCCTCGCTGTTGACCCGACAAGGGGTCAACAGCCCTCTCCCCGCCCGCGGGGAGAGGAGGATGCGCACAACCCGGTGTGACCGCGCGAGCCCCCGGCCGACCCGCTCCCTCAGCGGGGCGATGGCGCGACCCCGTTCGAGGCTCGCCATGCCCACCCCCATCAAAAAAGTCCTGATCTCCGACACCCTTTCCCCCGCGGCGATCGCGATCTTCCGCGAGCGCGGCATCCAGGCCGATCTCCGCCCCGAGCTCGGCAAGGACAAGGAAGCCCTCGCCGCGGCCATCGGCGAGTATGACGGCCTCGCCGTCCGCTCGACCACGAAGGTGTCCGCCGCGCTCCTGGAGCGCGCCGGCCGCCTCGCGGTGATCGGCCGGGCCGGCATCGGCGTCGACACGATCGACGTGCCCGCCGCGACCGCCCGCGGCGTGATCGTGATGAACACGCCGCACGGCAACGCCGTGACCACCGCCGAGCACGCCATCGCGCTGATGCTCTCGCTCGCCCGCCAGATCCCGCAGGCCGACGCCTCGACGCAAGCGGGTCGCTGGGAGAAGAACCGTTTCCTCGGCATCGAGCTGACGGCGAAGACCCTCGGGGTCATCGGCTGCGGCAATATCGGGGCGATCGTGGCCGACCGCGGCATCGGCCTCAGGATGCGGGTCATCGCCTACGACCCGTTCCTGACGCCCGAGCGCGCCGTGGCTTTGGGCGTCGAGAAGGTGGAGCTCGACGACCTCCTGCGCCGGGCCGACGTCATCACCCTGCACGTCCCGCTCACCGACAAGACCCGCAACATCCTCTCAGGTGAGGCGCTGGCGCGCACCAAGCCCGGCGTGCGGATCGTCAACTGCGCCCGCGGCGGCCTCGTCGACGAGGTGGCCTTGCGCGCCGCTCTCGAATCCGGCCACGTCGCGGGCGCGGCCTTCGACGTGTTCACCGAGGAGCCGGCCAAGGACAACGTGCTGTTCGGCCATCCGAACATGGTCTGCACGCCGCATCTCGGCGCCTCGACCACCGAGGCGCAGGAGAACGTGGCGCTCCAGGTCGCCGAGCAGATGAGCGACTACCTGCTCCACGGCGCGATCCGCAACGCGGTCAACTTCCCGTCGATCTCCGCCGAGGAGGCGCCGCGCCTGCGGCCCTACGTGACGCTCGCCGAGCAGCTGGGCTCGTTCCTCGGCCAGCTCACCGAGGCGCCGATCCGCGGCATCCGCCTCGTCTACGAGGGCGAGGCGGCGGAGCTGAACACCAAGGCGCTCACCGCGGCCGCGGTGACCGGCGCGCTGCGGCCGTTCCTGGAGGGCGTCAACATGGTCTCGGCGATCGAGGTGGCGCGGGCCCGCGGCATCCAGGTCGAGACCGCGACCCGCACCGCCGTCGAGGGCCCCTACGCGTCGCGCCTCCACCTGACGGTCGAGGCCGAGGACATGCCCCGCGACGCCGCCGGCACGGTGTTCGGCGACGGCCGCCCGCGCTTCGTCGAGATCCGCGGCATCGCGCTCGAGGCCGCGGTGGCGCCGCACATGCTCTACATCCGCAACGCCGACCAGCCCGGCTTCATCGGCCGGTTCGGCACGCTGATGGGCGAGGCCGGCGTCAACGTCGCCACCTTCCATCTCGGCCGCGACCGGCCGGGCGGCGACGCGATCTGCTTTGCCGCCATCGACGAGGCGGTCTCGCCCGACCTCCTGCAGGCGATCGAGGCGATTCCGCAGGTGAAGCGGGCGCGGGCGGTACGGTTCTGAAGGGGCGTGAGGCGGGATTGCCGGATGGCGTCCCGCCTCCTCAGCGGATGGTTTCGACCGCGACGGCCGCGGTGGCCGCGATGTCGCGCCAGCGCCGCTCCGCCGTCAGCGCCGTCGCAGCCTCCCGCCTGGCCAAGGCCAGGCAGTAGCGGTCGCCGAGCGACAGGCCGAGATGCAGCGTGATCGGCCTCAACATCCCGGCGGAGACGGACAGGTCCGCATCCGCCGGCACGACGCGAATCGGGAGCGGCCGCAGCATCGCCTCGATGTCGGAACGCGCCGCACCGAGCTTGGCGTAGTGGCTGACGACCTCCGCCCAGTTCACGCGCCCAGTTCACGGCCCCCATGGCGGCGCCATCGATGACGGCCTTGACGCGATCCGCGCCCGGCTCGTCGAGCAGGAGGGCGAGAAGGGCCGAGGCATCCAGAACGAAGACGCTCATTCGGCCCCTGTGTCGCCGGCACGCGCCGCGAGAAAGTCGTCGACCGACGCACCGGCCCGCCCCGCGACCAAGCGGCGGCTCAAGGCTTGGGCCCGAGCGACGGCCTGATCCAGCGTACGCAGCACGATCGCATCGCCGGTATCCTCGACCAAGACTTCCCCCCCTGCGCGAGGCCGTGCCTCTCGCGCAGGGCAGCGGGAAGGCTGAGGCTCCCATTGGGCAAAACCATCGCCTTCATGACGATCTCCCGATCTCGATCGACACCATAGCACGGATGGGCATGTGCCGGATCATCGTCCTCGGACGCCGGACCGATCCTCTCGCCGGGGTGGTCCGAAGGGCACGCCTTGTCGCGAAACGATGTCCCGCCGATGCCCGGGCGTGGCTGCGCGCCGACACGCTCTCAGGCGCGCCACCGTGCAGGCTCCCCCACCCCACCTTTCGTGCTAAACCCCGCCCCATGAAGATCGACGGCCGCCACTACCGCACCATCTTCCCCGCGCCCGACGGCGAGGGGATCTGCGTCATCGACCAGACCCGCCTGCCCTTCGCCTTCGAGACGAGGACGCTCACGACCGAGGCGGAGGCCGCCATCGCGATCCGCACCATGATCGTGCGCGGTGCGCCGCTGATCGGCGCCACCGCCGCCTACGGGCTGGCGCTGGCGATGCGGGAGGACCCGTCCGACCGCAACCTCGACGGGGCGCGGGCGCGGCTCGCCGCCACGCGGCCGACAGCGATCAACCTGGCCTGGGCCCTCGCCCGGGTCGCAGGCCTGCTGCACCCCCTCGCCCCGGCCGAGCGCGAGGCCGCCGCCTTCGCGGAGGCCGCCCGCATCGCCGACGAGGACGTGGCGAGCTGCCGGGCGATCGGCGAGCACGGGGCGGCCTTGATCGCCGACATCGCCCGCACGAAGAGCGGACCGGTCAACGTCCTGACCCACTGCAATGCGGGCTGGCTCGCGACTGTCGATTGGGGCACGGCGCTGGCGCCGATCTACGTCGCGCACGATGCCGGTCTGCCGATCCATGTCTGGGTCGACGAGACCCGCCCGCGCAACCAGGGCGCGGCGCTCACCGCCTACGAGCTCAAAGCCCACGGCGTCCCCCACACGGTGATCGCCGACAATGCCGGCGGGCATCTCATGCAGCATGGGCAGGTCGATCTCTGCATCGTCGGATCGGACCGCACCACCTCGACCGGCGACGTCTGCAACAAGATCGGCACCTACCTGAAGGCGCTCGCCGCCCGCGATTGCGGCGTGCCGTTCTACGCCGCGCTCCCGTTCTCGACGATCGACTGGACGCTCACCGACGGCGTCGCCGGCATCCCGATCGAGGAGCGCGACGCCCGCGAGGTGACCCACCTCACCGGCCGCACCGACGACGGCGCCTTCGCCACCGTGGCGGTGGTCTCGCCCGGCAGCCCCGTGGCGAACCCGGCCTTCGACGTGACCCCGGCTCGGCTCGTCACCGGCATCATCACCGAGCGCGGCGTGGCGGAGGCGACGCCGGAGGGGCTGCTCGGGCTGTATCCGGAGCGGAGGGCGGCGGCGTAGACTGCCTCGTTGCAGAACGAGAGACGACACGTCCACCTCACAGGGTCATCCCGGGGCCGCGTCGCGGAACCCGGGATGACGATGGAGGGTGGAACGACCCTGCGGGTCACGGGCCCCGAGCGGACCGCCGATCACGCCCCCCGGCTCGGCGCCAGCCACGCCCCCGAGAATCGGAACACCGGCTCCCCGCGCTGGTTGGTTCCCGTCGCCGTGTGGCTGACGACGCCCCAGCCCGGCCGGGTGCGCGAGGGCCGGGCCTCGGTCAGGGTCACGTCGTAGCGGATCGTGTCGCCGGCATAGACGGGCTTCAACCATTGCAGGTCGCGAAAGCCCGGCGAAGGCCCGCCTTCGACGATCGGCTCGCCGCGCTGCATCGCGAGCGCCCGGCCGCGGTCGCGGCCCGCCACCATCCGCTTCATCCACGCCGCCGCCGTGTGCCAGCCCGAGGCGCACAAGCCGCCGAAATGCGTCTGCGCGGCCGCCGCCTCGTCGACGTGGAACGGCTGCGGGTCGAAGGCGCGGGCGAAGCGCAGGATGTCGTCGCGGGTGAAGTGGTGCGCGCCGAGGTCGAAAGACCGGTTCAGCGGCATGTCCTCCAGGTAGGCGGAGGGCAGCGCCTCACCGTCGGGCAGAGCGGCCGGCGCCGGCTCCTCCGGCGGGCGCGGACGGGGCGGCAGCGGCGGCGTGCCGGCCTTGCCGAACATCGCCCAGAAATCCTGGGTCATCACCGGCTGTCCGGCGCCGTTGGTGATCGTGAGCAGGAAGCGCACGAAGCCGCGGTCGGGCTTGCTGCCGGAGGGCCGGCTCTCGGTCACGCTCATCCGCATCGACAGTTCATCACCCGGCCGCACCGGGCGCAGCCAGCGCACCTCCTCGATGCCGGGCGAGCCCATCGAGCTCGATTGCAGGATGAAGCCGTCGGCGACGAGCCGCATGCCGAGCGCGCAGGTATGCCAGCCCGAGGCGATCAGCCCGCCGACGAAGCTCTCTTTCGCCGCCGCCTCGTCGGTGTGGAAGCCCTGCGGATCGAATTCGCGGGCAAAGCCCACGATGTCGTCGCGGCTCACGACTAGCGGCCCGAAATCGAGCGTGACGCCGGGCGTGAGATCCTCGAAGCAATAACGGGGCATGGGGAGCGTCCGGCGGCGTTGCGGGCCGCCGGGCTAGCACGGCGAAGGTCTGACGCAAACGCCTTTAACCGAAGGCCCCCGCGGCCTTGTGGGCGAGGCGGATCGGCTCGGGCAGGCGGAATTTCGGCGCACAGGCCAGCACCAGGGCGACGCTCGACGGGATGTCGGCGAGGTGCCCCGGCGAGATGAAGAGCGGGTGCTTGCCCGTGCGGGTGCGGACCACCGCGCCGATCGTCTCACCCTTGTCGATCAAGGGCTGGTGGGCGCCCTTCTCCTCGGCGAGCGGGGCGTTGCGGCCGCAGAGCCGGGTCTTGCCGACCCCGATCGTCGGACGCTGGAGCCACAGGCCCAGATGGCTGGCGATGCCGATGCGGCGCGGATGCGCCGTTCCCATGCCGTCGAACAGGAACACGTCCGGCTCGGCCTTCAAGCGCCCGAACGCCTCTTCCAGCACCGGGCCCTCGCGAAAGCTCAGCAAGCCCGGCACGTAGGGGAACGGCGTCGGCATCAAGGCCGTCACGGTCTCGACCACCCGGAAATCCGGATAGGTCGCGACCACGATCGCCGCGTGCGACCGGTCGTTCTTCACGCTGACGTCGACGCCGGCGACGAGCCGCACGGCGTCGAGATCGAGGGCTTTGTCGGCCACGATCTCGTCGGCGAGCTCACGCTGGAGCGCCACCGCTCGCGTCGGCGTCAGGTTCCAGTCGTGGCGCCGGACGAGATCCATCGGCTCGTCAGTTGGCGAAGCGGAAATGCAGCACGTCGCCGTCCTGTACCAGGTACTCCTTGCCTTCGAGCCGGAGCTTGCCGGCCTCGCGGGCCCCGGCCTCGCCCTTCAGCGCCGTGTAATCGGCAAAGGCGATGGTCTCGGCGCGGATGAAGCCCTTCTCGAAGTCGGTGTGGATCACCCCGGCGGCGGCAGGCGCGCGGGTGCCCTTGGTGATGGTCCAGGCCCGCGCCTCCTTGGGGCCCACGGTGAAGTAGGTGATGAGGCCGAGCAACTCGTAGCCGGCGCGGATCACCCGGTTCAGGCCCGGCTCGGCGAGGCCGACCGCCTCCAGGTACTCGACCTGTTCGGCCGGCGGCAGCACCGCGATCTCGCTCTCGATCTTGGCCGAGACGACGACCGCCTTGGCGCCCTCCTCCTTCGCGCGGGCGAAGACGGCGGCCGAATGGGCGTTGCCCGAATCGGCCGCGCCTTCCTCGACGTTGCAGACGTAGAGCACGGGCTTGGCCGTCATCAGGCCGAGCTGCGAGAACAGGCGCTCCTCCTCGGCCTTGCGCTGGACGAGGCGGGCCGGCTTGCCGTCGCGCAGGAGCGGGAGGGCGCGCTGGACGAGGTCGAGGGTCTCCTTGGCTTCCTTGTCGGCGCCCTTGGCTTTCTTCTCGAGCGCGGTGAGGCGCTTCTCGAGGCTGTCGAGGTCGGCGAGCATCAGCTCGGTCTCGATCGTCTCGATGTCGGCGATCGGGTCGACCTTGCCCTCGACGTGGGTGACGTCGCCGTCCTCGAAGCAGCGCACGACATGCGCGATGGCGTCGACCTCGCGGATGTTGGCGAGGAACTGGTTGCCGAGGCCCTCCCCCTTCGAGGCGCCGCGGACCAGGCCGGCGATGTCGACGAAGGTCAGGCGGGTCGGGATGATCTCCTTCGAGGAGGCGATCCGGGCGAGGTCGTCGAGCCGGCTATCCGGCACCGCCACCTCGCCCACGTTGGGCTCGATGGTGCAGAACGGATAGTTCGCCGCCTGCGCCGCCGCGGTCTGCGTCAGCGCGTTGAAGAGCGTCGACTTGCCGACGTTCGGCAGGCCGACGATGCCGCATTTGAAGCCCATCAGATCGTTCCGTTCGAATTGCTTGGACCGCCGGCCCGCTTGTCTGGTGCGTCGCCATTGCGGTGTGGAGATGTCGGGGTCAAGCCGGCTTCTCGCCGACGCGCTTCACCTCGTCCCAGCCGCGCCCGGCCATGGCGACGTGGACCTTGTTCTGGAAGCGGGCATCCTCGCCCGCGGCCATGAGCTCGGCCGCGTCCGCCATCGCATCGCACAGGTCCTCGACCCACGGCATCTCGGCCTTGGCGAAGTCGTTGAGCACGTAGGCGTGGACCAGGGCCTTGTCGCCCGGGTGACCGATGCCGAGGCGGGCGCGCCAATACTCGTTGCCGCATTGCGCGGTGATCGAGCGCAGCCCGTTATGGCCGGCATTGCCGCCGCCCTTCTTCACTCGGAGCTTGGCGGGAGCCAGATCGAGCTCGTCGTGGAACACCACCACGCCCTCCAGCGGGATCTTGTAGAAGCGCTGCGCTTCCGCGACCGCCCGGCCGGATTCGTTCATGAAGGTCAGGGGCTTCAGGAGCAGCACGCGCTCACTGCCGATCACCGCCTCGGTGCAGTCGCCCTGGAACTTGCGGCGCCACGGCGCGGCGCGGTGCCGGCGCGCGATCGCGTCGAGCGCCATGAAGCCGATATTGTGCCGGTTGCCCGCGTAGCGGGTCCCGGGATTGCCGAGGCCGACGAACAGCCGCATGGCGACAGACAGCTCCCCGAGAAAGCGAAAAGACGCCCCGGGTCTCGCGACCGGGGCGTCCCATGACAGGATGAGGGCGAACCCGGAGGGCTCAGTCCTCCTTGGCGGCCTCGTCCTTGGCGGCCTCTTCGGCAGCCTCGGCCTCGGCCTCGGCGGCCGACTCGG
This sequence is a window from Methylobacterium sp. SyP6R. Protein-coding genes within it:
- a CDS encoding ABC transporter permease, translating into MDEFARALGLAVAMILRADPDLVAIVGLSLRVSLTAAGLGFLLGAPLGALLAATRFPGRGLFLVLVNALLGLPPVVVGLVLYLLVSRSGPLGSLGLLFTPGAMVIAQGALALPIVAALSHRTCEALWAEYGDALRVDGVGTGHAALILLAMAPAPLVTAFLAAFGRAIAEVGAILMVGGNIRGYTRTMTTSIALETSRGDLALALGLGLVLVSLTLVVSAAAFGINRVAALPRA
- a CDS encoding phosphoserine transaminase translates to MTTTRLPEVRPRAPFFSSGPCAKRPGWTPEALSDAALGRSHRAKLGKAKLKQAIDLTRTVLQVPADYRIGIVPASDTGAVEMAMWSLLGARPVDMLAWESFGETWVTDAIKQLKLDARVVKAPYGRLPDLSTVDTRTRDVVFTWNGTTSGVRVPNADWIAADREGLTICDATSAAFAQDLDWPKLDVVTFSWQKVLGGEAAHGMLILSPRAVARLESHVPAWPMPKIFRMTKGGKLIEGIFQGETINTPSMLAVEDYIDALLWADKLGGLPALRARADRNAGVIADWVARTPWIANLAEDPATASNTSVCLVVSDPDVVGRGPEAVASVAKGITTALEREGVALDIGSYRDAPPGLRIWCGATVEASDLEALTPWLDWAFAQEKARLTQAA
- the serA gene encoding phosphoglycerate dehydrogenase; its protein translation is MPTPIKKVLISDTLSPAAIAIFRERGIQADLRPELGKDKEALAAAIGEYDGLAVRSTTKVSAALLERAGRLAVIGRAGIGVDTIDVPAATARGVIVMNTPHGNAVTTAEHAIALMLSLARQIPQADASTQAGRWEKNRFLGIELTAKTLGVIGCGNIGAIVADRGIGLRMRVIAYDPFLTPERAVALGVEKVELDDLLRRADVITLHVPLTDKTRNILSGEALARTKPGVRIVNCARGGLVDEVALRAALESGHVAGAAFDVFTEEPAKDNVLFGHPNMVCTPHLGASTTEAQENVALQVAEQMSDYLLHGAIRNAVNFPSISAEEAPRLRPYVTLAEQLGSFLGQLTEAPIRGIRLVYEGEAAELNTKALTAAAVTGALRPFLEGVNMVSAIEVARARGIQVETATRTAVEGPYASRLHLTVEAEDMPRDAAGTVFGDGRPRFVEIRGIALEAAVAPHMLYIRNADQPGFIGRFGTLMGEAGVNVATFHLGRDRPGGDAICFAAIDEAVSPDLLQAIEAIPQVKRARAVRF
- a CDS encoding PIN domain-containing protein, which encodes MNWAEVVSHYAKLGAARSDIEAMLRPLPIRVVPADADLSVSAGMLRPITLHLGLSLGDRYCLALARREAATALTAERRWRDIAATAAVAVETIR
- the mtnA gene encoding S-methyl-5-thioribose-1-phosphate isomerase, giving the protein MKIDGRHYRTIFPAPDGEGICVIDQTRLPFAFETRTLTTEAEAAIAIRTMIVRGAPLIGATAAYGLALAMREDPSDRNLDGARARLAATRPTAINLAWALARVAGLLHPLAPAEREAAAFAEAARIADEDVASCRAIGEHGAALIADIARTKSGPVNVLTHCNAGWLATVDWGTALAPIYVAHDAGLPIHVWVDETRPRNQGAALTAYELKAHGVPHTVIADNAGGHLMQHGQVDLCIVGSDRTTSTGDVCNKIGTYLKALAARDCGVPFYAALPFSTIDWTLTDGVAGIPIEERDAREVTHLTGRTDDGAFATVAVVSPGSPVANPAFDVTPARLVTGIITERGVAEATPEGLLGLYPERRAAA
- a CDS encoding MaoC family dehydratase, with the protein product MPRYCFEDLTPGVTLDFGPLVVSRDDIVGFAREFDPQGFHTDEAAAKESFVGGLIASGWHTCALGMRLVADGFILQSSSMGSPGIEEVRWLRPVRPGDELSMRMSVTESRPSGSKPDRGFVRFLLTITNGAGQPVMTQDFWAMFGKAGTPPLPPRPRPPEEPAPAALPDGEALPSAYLEDMPLNRSFDLGAHHFTRDDILRFARAFDPQPFHVDEAAAAQTHFGGLCASGWHTAAAWMKRMVAGRDRGRALAMQRGEPIVEGGPSPGFRDLQWLKPVYAGDTIRYDVTLTEARPSRTRPGWGVVSHTATGTNQRGEPVFRFSGAWLAPSRGA
- the nfi gene encoding deoxyribonuclease V (cleaves DNA at apurinic or apyrimidinic sites), with amino-acid sequence MDLVRRHDWNLTPTRAVALQRELADEIVADKALDLDAVRLVAGVDVSVKNDRSHAAIVVATYPDFRVVETVTALMPTPFPYVPGLLSFREGPVLEEAFGRLKAEPDVFLFDGMGTAHPRRIGIASHLGLWLQRPTIGVGKTRLCGRNAPLAEEKGAHQPLIDKGETIGAVVRTRTGKHPLFISPGHLADIPSSVALVLACAPKFRLPEPIRLAHKAAGAFG
- the ychF gene encoding redox-regulated ATPase YchF, which gives rise to MGFKCGIVGLPNVGKSTLFNALTQTAAAQAANYPFCTIEPNVGEVAVPDSRLDDLARIASSKEIIPTRLTFVDIAGLVRGASKGEGLGNQFLANIREVDAIAHVVRCFEDGDVTHVEGKVDPIADIETIETELMLADLDSLEKRLTALEKKAKGADKEAKETLDLVQRALPLLRDGKPARLVQRKAEEERLFSQLGLMTAKPVLYVCNVEEGAADSGNAHSAAVFARAKEEGAKAVVVSAKIESEIAVLPPAEQVEYLEAVGLAEPGLNRVIRAGYELLGLITYFTVGPKEARAWTITKGTRAPAAAGVIHTDFEKGFIRAETIAFADYTALKGEAGAREAGKLRLEGKEYLVQDGDVLHFRFAN
- the pth gene encoding aminoacyl-tRNA hydrolase; its protein translation is MRLFVGLGNPGTRYAGNRHNIGFMALDAIARRHRAAPWRRKFQGDCTEAVIGSERVLLLKPLTFMNESGRAVAEAQRFYKIPLEGVVVFHDELDLAPAKLRVKKGGGNAGHNGLRSITAQCGNEYWRARLGIGHPGDKALVHAYVLNDFAKAEMPWVEDLCDAMADAAELMAAGEDARFQNKVHVAMAGRGWDEVKRVGEKPA